One genomic segment of Bacteroidota bacterium includes these proteins:
- the dnaK gene encoding molecular chaperone DnaK: protein MGKIIGIDLGTTNSCVAVMEGNEPVVIPNEEGRRTTPSIVAFLDNGERKIGDPAKRQSITNPLKTIMSIKRFMGHRFSEVDNEASMMSYSVVRGDNDTARVKIGDRLYTPQEISAMILQKMKKVAEDYLGTEVTEAVITVPAYFNDSQRQATKEAGEIAGLTVKRIINEPTAAALSYGLDKRHKDMKIAVFDLGGGTFDISVLELGDGVFEVKSTNGDTHLGGDDFDKVITDWLAEEFKKEEPTIDLRKDPMALQRLKEASEKAKVELSSSMETEINLPYVTAVDGVPKHLVKKISRAKFEQLSDALVKRTLKPCEAALKDAGYSKSDIDEVILVGGSTRIPKIQQVVEEFFGKKPSKGVNPDEVVAIGAAIQGGVLTGEVKDVLLLDVTPLSLGIETMGGVFTKLIESNTTIPSKKSEVFSTAADNQPSVEIHILQGERPMAKDNRSIGRFLLDGIPPSRRGTPQIEVTFDIDANGILHVGAKDKGTGREQSIRIEASTGLSDEEVKRMRDEAKANEETDKVAKEKVEKMNRADAMIFDTEKQLTEYGDKLSPETKQPIEAALNELREAHKSQDVTAIDAALEKLNQVWQSASQEMYKAQEQAGANADPNANANQENPNSDNQNATDDVEYEEVDQNK from the coding sequence ATGGGAAAAATAATAGGAATAGACCTCGGAACTACCAACTCTTGCGTAGCCGTTATGGAAGGTAACGAACCGGTGGTAATACCAAATGAAGAAGGCAGAAGAACAACACCTTCAATCGTGGCTTTTTTAGATAATGGCGAACGCAAAATCGGTGATCCTGCAAAGCGTCAGTCAATTACTAATCCGCTAAAAACAATTATGAGTATTAAGCGCTTCATGGGGCATCGTTTCAGTGAAGTAGATAATGAAGCTAGCATGATGAGTTACTCAGTTGTGCGTGGTGATAATGATACTGCTCGTGTGAAAATCGGCGACAGATTATATACACCTCAGGAAATCAGTGCAATGATTTTGCAGAAGATGAAAAAAGTAGCTGAAGATTATCTGGGTACAGAAGTTACCGAAGCGGTAATTACAGTTCCGGCATACTTTAATGATTCACAACGTCAGGCTACAAAAGAAGCGGGTGAAATTGCAGGCCTAACTGTTAAACGTATTATTAACGAGCCAACTGCAGCAGCACTTTCTTATGGTTTGGATAAGCGCCATAAGGATATGAAAATCGCTGTGTTCGATTTAGGTGGTGGAACTTTTGATATATCTGTTCTTGAATTAGGTGATGGTGTATTTGAAGTGAAATCTACAAATGGTGATACGCATTTAGGTGGTGATGATTTTGATAAAGTGATTACGGATTGGTTGGCTGAAGAATTTAAAAAAGAAGAACCAACAATTGATTTGCGCAAAGATCCAATGGCATTACAACGTTTAAAAGAAGCTTCTGAAAAAGCGAAGGTTGAATTATCTTCTTCCATGGAGACAGAAATTAATTTGCCCTATGTAACTGCAGTTGATGGAGTGCCTAAACACTTGGTTAAAAAAATATCCAGAGCAAAATTTGAGCAACTTTCAGATGCATTAGTTAAACGTACATTAAAACCATGTGAAGCAGCATTGAAAGATGCCGGTTATAGTAAATCAGATATTGATGAAGTGATTTTGGTGGGAGGTTCAACTCGTATTCCAAAAATTCAACAAGTGGTAGAAGAATTTTTTGGTAAGAAACCATCTAAAGGTGTAAACCCCGATGAAGTAGTTGCAATTGGTGCAGCCATTCAAGGTGGTGTACTTACAGGTGAAGTAAAAGATGTGTTGCTGTTAGATGTAACTCCACTATCTCTTGGTATTGAAACTATGGGTGGTGTATTTACAAAATTGATTGAATCCAACACAACAATTCCTTCAAAGAAAAGTGAAGTATTTTCTACAGCAGCAGATAATCAACCGAGTGTTGAAATACATATTTTGCAAGGCGAACGTCCGATGGCAAAAGATAACCGCAGCATAGGAAGATTTTTACTTGATGGCATTCCACCTTCAAGAAGAGGTACTCCACAAATTGAAGTAACATTTGATATAGATGCAAACGGAATTTTACATGTAGGTGCAAAAGATAAAGGCACAGGTCGTGAGCAAAGTATTCGTATCGAAGCATCAACGGGATTAAGTGATGAAGAAGTAAAACGTATGCGTGATGAAGCAAAAGCAAATGAGGAAACGGATAAAGTAGCGAAAGAAAAAGTAGAAAAAATGAATCGTGCAGATGCGATGATTTTTGATACAGAAAAGCAATTGACTGAGTACGGTGATAAGCTAAGTCCGGAAACAAAGCAACCGATAGAAGCAGCGTTAAATGAATTGCGTGAAGCACATAAAAGTCAGGATGTAACAGCAATAGATGCAGCGTTGGAAAAACTGAATCAGGTTTGGCAAAGTGCTTCTCAGGAAATGTATAAAGCACAGGAACAAGCAGGAGCTAATGCTGATCCAAATGCAAATGCAAATCAGGAGAATCCAAATTCCGATAATCAGAATGCTACTGATGATGTAGAATATGAAGAAGTAGATCAAAATAAATAA
- a CDS encoding NUDIX hydrolase, which yields MENPWKTKSVEKVYENPWIEVSEHQVKNPSGGDGIYGVVHFKNYAIGILPVDSEKNIWLIGQYRYPLKTYTWEIPEGGGPLHIDPLESAKRELLEEAGLIAAKWKLIQTMQVSNSCTDEFAYIYLCEELTSATPNPDEDEVLEIRKLPFDEAYAMLEAGEILDSLTVVALLKAKILFE from the coding sequence ATGGAAAATCCATGGAAAACAAAATCCGTAGAAAAAGTATATGAAAATCCCTGGATAGAAGTGAGTGAACATCAGGTGAAAAATCCTTCCGGCGGCGATGGCATTTATGGTGTTGTACATTTTAAAAATTATGCTATCGGTATTTTACCTGTTGATTCAGAAAAAAATATTTGGCTGATTGGTCAATACAGATATCCATTAAAAACATACACCTGGGAAATTCCTGAAGGTGGCGGACCATTACATATTGATCCCTTAGAAAGTGCAAAACGTGAGCTGCTGGAAGAAGCAGGATTGATAGCTGCAAAATGGAAATTGATTCAAACAATGCAAGTATCCAATTCATGTACTGATGAATTCGCTTATATTTATTTATGTGAAGAACTTACATCTGCAACACCAAACCCTGACGAAGATGAAGTATTGGAAATTCGCAAGTTACCTTTTGATGAAGCGTATGCAATGTTGGAAGCAGGAGAAATTTTAGACTCACTTACTGTTGTTGCGTTATTAAAAGCAAAAATTTTATTTGAATAA
- a CDS encoding NAD-dependent deacylase, whose protein sequence is MKVVVLTGAGVSAESGIPTFRGNDGLWEGHNIEDVASPEGWRKNPAMVLEFYNVRRRNILQAKPNAAHIALAELENYFETIIITQNIDDLHERAGSKNVLHLHGEILKSRSSINSELIYECKEDIIIGNNCTQGSQLRPHIVWFGEEVPMLYEAAKICAEADILFIVGTSMVVYPAASLIQYIQSGTPVYIINPEATPLSNYYNAEFILKNATEGVPIAIKKIKENYLSSD, encoded by the coding sequence ATGAAAGTAGTTGTGTTAACAGGCGCCGGAGTAAGTGCAGAAAGTGGTATTCCTACATTCAGAGGTAATGATGGATTGTGGGAAGGACACAACATAGAAGATGTTGCCTCTCCGGAAGGATGGAGAAAAAATCCTGCAATGGTTTTAGAATTTTATAATGTGCGTCGTCGTAATATTTTACAAGCAAAACCCAATGCAGCACATATCGCATTAGCGGAATTAGAAAACTATTTTGAAACAATTATTATAACACAAAATATTGATGACTTACACGAACGGGCAGGTTCCAAAAATGTATTGCATCTACACGGTGAAATATTGAAAAGTAGAAGTAGTATAAATTCAGAATTAATTTATGAATGTAAGGAAGATATAATCATTGGAAATAATTGCACACAAGGCTCTCAACTGCGACCACATATTGTTTGGTTTGGTGAAGAAGTTCCGATGTTATATGAAGCCGCAAAAATTTGCGCAGAAGCAGATATACTTTTTATTGTAGGCACTTCTATGGTAGTGTATCCTGCGGCATCATTAATTCAATATATTCAAAGTGGTACACCAGTGTATATCATTAATCCGGAAGCAACTCCGCTGAGCAATTATTATAATGCAGAATTTATTTTGAAAAATGCAACTGAAGGAGTTCCGATTGCAATAAAAAAAATTAAAGAAAATTATCTTTCATCGGATTAA
- a CDS encoding DUF4249 family protein, which translates to MLKQWCLYIICGFLFSCDNTIDIDADFTEQMYVYGLLDDSDSMQYIRIQKSFLQSGVSPYDLVGDYQNIYYQPDEISVEVEEWKDNILLRSWNLEVINGDTIGILKDKGLFASSPNILYRFNAQLDKYAQYKFIAVNNITGLITTAETKLVDSFAVLFPTVSIPGFDFTDAGEIYYLCRYAVNARLYDLKMRLYYQEVNIESGEATDEYIDWTIFKNIIGDNMLGTGIIAYGINANAFYNFVAAVLEPNAEVTREFQKIIYTFYAGGEEMYLHYINLMANINITSQYAFSMYSNIENGNGLFSSIYTRELPDMIISAESIDTLACGRLTGNLGFKSSPSNPAYPECSE; encoded by the coding sequence ATAATTTGCGGATTTCTATTCTCCTGTGATAATACAATAGATATTGATGCGGATTTTACTGAGCAAATGTATGTTTACGGTTTGCTCGACGATAGCGATTCAATGCAATACATCCGCATTCAAAAATCATTTTTACAAAGTGGTGTTAGTCCTTATGACTTAGTAGGTGATTACCAAAATATTTATTATCAACCGGATGAAATTTCTGTGGAAGTTGAAGAATGGAAAGATAATATTTTACTACGCAGTTGGAATCTTGAAGTAATTAATGGAGATACAATTGGTATTTTAAAAGACAAAGGATTGTTTGCTTCTTCGCCCAACATACTTTACAGATTCAATGCGCAATTAGATAAGTATGCGCAGTATAAATTTATAGCTGTAAATAATATTACCGGATTAATTACCACTGCAGAAACCAAATTAGTGGATTCATTTGCAGTATTATTTCCAACAGTATCTATTCCGGGATTTGACTTTACGGATGCAGGAGAAATTTATTACCTCTGCAGATATGCAGTGAATGCAAGACTCTATGATTTGAAAATGCGATTGTATTATCAGGAAGTAAATATCGAAAGTGGAGAGGCAACAGATGAATACATTGATTGGACAATTTTTAAGAATATAATAGGAGACAATATGCTTGGAACTGGCATTATTGCGTATGGTATTAATGCAAATGCTTTTTACAATTTTGTTGCAGCAGTATTAGAACCGAATGCAGAAGTAACCCGGGAATTTCAAAAAATTATATACACATTTTATGCAGGCGGAGAGGAGATGTATTTACATTATATAAACCTGATGGCAAACATCAACATCACAAGTCAATATGCATTTTCAATGTATTCCAATATTGAAAATGGCAATGGCTTATTCTCTTCAATTTATACCAGGGAACTTCCTGATATGATTATTTCTGCAGAGTCTATTGATACGTTAGCATGTGGAAGACTTACCGGAAATCTCGGCTTTAAATCATCCCCTTCTAATCCCGCTTATCCTGAATGTAGCGAATAG
- a CDS encoding PKD domain-containing protein, whose protein sequence is MNHKKKIISSAKYFALLCILFLGYANQSIAQVNAAFTSDSTQGCDFLELQLINLSTGATDYVWQVTDAGGTVMGNSILENPTFFLAGEGSYTVQLIANGPGGSDTLIVPAFANIYAPPVAIINATELEGCNGATLSFSDGSIAGGFGSISDRYWVITGAPAFPDDPTITYTFPSPGIYTVYLFINDAIGCTAFTTTEVTIYEETISNFAVDTFLSCTTPFTVSFTNLSTGSSPLNYLWNFGDGFTSTAASPSHTYTSFGNFSVSLYVSNTFGCDDIVIYPNYIQINPTPDVDFIPSSNTVCSGGSITFDNTSASTSAVWFWDFGDGTTSTEFEPTHTYTTPGSYTVSLTGDFGADCVGTISYTDIITVNISPTVIFNSSDPSSICELPYTVNFGTSVTGGPVMYAWTFEDVGGSGTASGASPHYTYDDYGLFDVTVTVTNVNGCTATYSQTDYVSIGELTLTPDFLQVLGCVPMPTSFAVNAGEELVSYSWDLGNGTTSNLAEPIAFYTDTGCYTISVTATSINGCTATAIFPNFVCVGDTATANVIVPDTSCPSVAIEVLNLPLDSIIINIDGGLDQVSSSAIDSITYFSMTAGAHELEIVTFMYGCRDTAYANIFILDVDDSSLVVIYDCDNPYSVQFFIDTAYSNASCGWVWDFGDGTQDSINENPIHIYNDPGSYSVTLTYSCITLNECEGNGLTANITIPISSFTPSSNNGCVIPYTISFTNFSTDSSANDLIYQWNFGDGTTSTEISPTHTYTDYGIYIVKLKVIDIHGCFDNFLDTIFISEVNASYTATNYGGCIPYTFTMNNTTINPYGAIESYIINWDDGIIDTFYSASDVISVAHDYTIEDYYYVSLTVTNEFGCVSIYTDTIIASDPVNDFSVNDTFPCIGQEIYFNELSSGLELEYLWHFGDGSTSTEANPSHSYNTFGSFTVGLLITDINGCTEAKNKSFYITTDSAIIDIAANALVANCNYALIQFTALPEDSVCSYFWEFGDGGTSTEPNPVYPYIAAGVYSVALTITSCNDCVNSVVKEDFITVPGPYGEISVSDDSLCVNEEITFQILVASTDSITLYFDNGDAIGFDVVFSDTLTNIEISYGYNTDGNFLPVVVAMDTGGCISLITLSDSIKIGNYPIAGFDISEETFCVGTIITYTDTSQEMSSGDLWTWNLGDDTYETTESDTFNYVYNTPGIYAVSLITETTFGCADTITNELEVLPYPIVTISDDTTICPGFDIQLAATGIGNYTWSPSTGLNDSTLSNPIASPEITTTYLVDVNNGYCSSYDSVTIFVADKIVLDAGPDTGFCLGEEVELYALFYEGVDSDFINFFWTPSSYLSDETISNPISSPLENITYTLVASCGTLTDSAQVSITVEPLPDIEILEDTILIIQGQSVEITAEFIGGTTPSNWLWEPAVAVDCPTCQIVIADPKQSAIFSCTAFTEYGCSDVDFVYLKVRTCDNSLFKLPNLITPNNDGFNDRFNFTYEGLTAFKNIRIYDRWGKIMFQTTDPENTWDGYFKGKLCDAGVYVYAMDVICIDGDYGVITGNITLIR, encoded by the coding sequence TTGAATCACAAAAAGAAAATAATTTCATCTGCTAAATATTTCGCATTACTATGCATACTTTTTTTGGGTTATGCTAATCAAAGTATTGCGCAAGTGAATGCAGCATTCACATCTGATTCTACTCAAGGGTGTGATTTTCTGGAATTGCAACTTATTAATCTTTCTACCGGTGCCACTGATTATGTGTGGCAGGTAACAGATGCCGGTGGAACTGTAATGGGAAATTCTATTTTAGAAAATCCGACTTTTTTTCTGGCAGGAGAGGGAAGTTATACAGTGCAATTAATTGCAAACGGACCCGGTGGAAGTGATACTTTGATAGTGCCTGCATTTGCAAATATCTATGCGCCACCTGTTGCAATAATCAATGCCACAGAATTAGAAGGATGTAATGGAGCCACACTCTCTTTTTCAGATGGATCGATTGCCGGTGGTTTTGGAAGTATTAGTGATCGCTATTGGGTGATAACTGGTGCGCCCGCATTTCCTGATGATCCAACAATTACTTACACATTTCCATCTCCGGGAATTTATACCGTGTATTTATTTATTAATGATGCAATTGGATGTACTGCATTTACGACAACAGAAGTTACTATCTATGAAGAAACAATTTCAAATTTTGCAGTAGATACATTCTTATCTTGCACCACACCTTTTACGGTGAGTTTTACAAACCTTTCCACAGGTTCTTCACCACTCAATTATTTATGGAATTTCGGTGATGGTTTTACATCCACTGCTGCATCACCATCGCATACGTATACTTCATTTGGAAATTTTTCTGTTTCACTTTATGTATCGAATACTTTCGGTTGTGATGATATTGTTATTTATCCAAATTATATTCAAATCAATCCGACACCTGATGTGGATTTTATTCCTTCATCCAATACTGTTTGCTCAGGAGGTTCAATAACATTTGACAACACAAGTGCATCCACAAGTGCTGTATGGTTTTGGGATTTTGGTGATGGAACTACATCCACAGAATTTGAACCCACACATACTTATACAACACCCGGAAGTTATACTGTTTCATTAACCGGAGATTTTGGTGCTGATTGTGTCGGTACTATTTCTTACACAGATATTATTACAGTAAATATTTCTCCCACAGTTATTTTTAATTCCTCTGATCCATCATCAATTTGTGAATTGCCCTATACTGTAAATTTTGGTACATCTGTAACCGGTGGACCTGTAATGTATGCATGGACTTTTGAAGATGTTGGCGGCTCGGGAACGGCATCGGGTGCATCACCACATTATACTTATGATGATTATGGTTTATTTGATGTTACAGTAACTGTTACAAATGTAAATGGATGTACTGCCACTTACAGTCAAACAGATTATGTAAGCATTGGTGAATTAACATTAACACCAGATTTTTTGCAAGTGCTTGGTTGTGTTCCAATGCCAACAAGTTTTGCTGTTAATGCAGGTGAAGAATTAGTTTCTTATTCCTGGGATTTAGGCAATGGAACTACTTCTAATTTAGCAGAACCCATCGCATTTTATACCGATACCGGTTGCTATACAATTTCTGTTACTGCAACCTCTATTAATGGATGTACAGCAACTGCAATATTTCCAAATTTTGTTTGTGTGGGGGATACTGCAACTGCGAACGTAATTGTGCCCGATACCTCTTGTCCTTCTGTTGCTATTGAAGTTTTAAATCTTCCACTTGATTCTATAATAATAAATATTGATGGCGGACTTGATCAGGTTTCCAGCAGTGCAATTGATTCAATAACATATTTCAGTATGACTGCCGGTGCGCATGAATTGGAAATTGTAACCTTTATGTATGGTTGTCGTGATACGGCGTATGCAAATATTTTTATACTTGATGTTGACGACAGCAGTTTAGTAGTTATTTATGATTGCGATAATCCATATTCAGTGCAATTTTTTATTGATACTGCATATTCAAATGCATCGTGCGGATGGGTATGGGATTTTGGTGATGGAACGCAAGATTCAATAAATGAAAATCCAATTCATATTTATAATGATCCCGGAAGTTATTCTGTAACTCTTACTTATTCTTGTATTACTTTAAATGAATGTGAAGGCAATGGATTAACAGCAAATATTACAATTCCTATCTCATCTTTTACACCTTCTTCAAACAACGGATGTGTTATTCCTTATACAATTTCATTTACAAATTTTTCTACAGATTCCTCAGCAAATGATTTAATCTATCAATGGAATTTTGGTGATGGAACCACAAGTACAGAAATTTCTCCAACACATACTTATACAGATTATGGAATCTATATTGTGAAATTAAAAGTGATTGATATCCATGGTTGTTTTGATAATTTTTTGGATACAATTTTTATCAGCGAAGTAAATGCATCATACACTGCTACTAATTATGGCGGATGTATTCCATATACATTTACAATGAACAATACAACTATAAATCCTTATGGCGCAATCGAATCTTATATCATCAATTGGGATGATGGAATTATAGATACTTTTTATTCTGCTTCTGATGTAATTTCTGTTGCACATGATTATACCATTGAAGATTATTATTATGTTTCACTTACAGTTACCAATGAATTTGGATGTGTTTCTATTTATACCGATACAATTATTGCAAGCGATCCTGTTAATGACTTTAGTGTGAATGATACCTTTCCTTGTATCGGTCAGGAAATATATTTTAATGAATTATCCTCCGGATTAGAGTTAGAATATTTATGGCATTTTGGAGATGGATCCACTTCCACAGAAGCAAATCCATCACATAGTTATAATACGTTTGGATCCTTTACTGTAGGATTACTTATTACTGATATTAATGGCTGTACAGAAGCAAAAAATAAATCATTTTATATCACCACAGATTCTGCAATCATTGATATTGCTGCAAATGCCTTAGTAGCAAATTGTAATTATGCACTCATTCAATTTACTGCATTGCCGGAAGATTCTGTATGCTCTTATTTTTGGGAATTTGGCGATGGTGGTACATCTACAGAACCCAATCCTGTGTATCCATATATTGCAGCAGGTGTATATTCTGTTGCGCTTACAATTACGAGTTGCAATGACTGTGTGAATTCAGTTGTAAAAGAAGATTTTATTACTGTTCCCGGACCCTATGGAGAAATTTCTGTAAGCGATGATTCATTATGTGTGAATGAAGAAATTACTTTTCAAATTCTTGTTGCTTCCACAGATAGTATAACCTTATATTTTGACAATGGTGATGCAATAGGATTTGATGTTGTGTTTTCTGATACGTTAACTAATATTGAAATTTCATATGGATATAATACCGATGGAAATTTTCTTCCGGTCGTGGTTGCGATGGATACAGGCGGATGTATTTCTTTGATTACACTTTCAGATTCTATTAAAATTGGAAATTATCCAATAGCGGGTTTTGATATAAGTGAAGAAACGTTTTGTGTGGGTACAATAATTACATACACTGATACATCGCAGGAAATGTCGAGTGGTGATTTATGGACTTGGAATCTCGGTGATGATACTTATGAAACCACAGAATCGGATACATTTAATTACGTGTATAATACGCCGGGTATTTATGCTGTTTCATTAATTACTGAAACTACGTTTGGTTGTGCAGATACAATTACAAATGAGTTGGAAGTGTTGCCTTATCCGATAGTTACAATTTCTGATGATACTACTATTTGTCCGGGATTTGATATTCAATTAGCAGCTACTGGAATTGGAAATTATACTTGGTCTCCGTCAACAGGATTAAATGATTCCACACTTTCAAATCCTATTGCATCACCGGAAATTACAACTACTTATTTGGTGGATGTAAATAATGGATATTGTTCTTCCTATGATTCAGTAACAATTTTTGTTGCGGATAAAATTGTGTTAGATGCAGGGCCGGATACTGGATTTTGTTTAGGTGAAGAGGTGGAATTATATGCGTTATTTTATGAAGGTGTTGATTCTGATTTTATAAATTTTTTCTGGACACCTTCTTCTTATTTAAGTGATGAAACTATTAGCAATCCCATAAGTAGTCCTTTGGAAAATATCACTTATACTTTAGTAGCATCATGTGGTACTTTAACAGATTCTGCGCAAGTTTCTATTACGGTGGAGCCATTGCCGGACATTGAAATATTGGAAGATACTATACTTATTATTCAAGGGCAATCAGTGGAGATTACAGCAGAATTTATTGGAGGAACAACACCTTCTAATTGGCTTTGGGAACCTGCTGTTGCAGTGGATTGTCCTACTTGTCAAATAGTAATTGCAGACCCAAAACAATCGGCAATATTTTCCTGTACGGCGTTTACGGAGTACGGATGTTCTGATGTGGATTTTGTATATCTGAAAGTGCGTACATGCGATAATTCTTTATTTAAATTACCAAATTTAATTACGCCAAATAATGATGGATTTAATGACAGATTTAATTTTACTTATGAAGGATTAACTGCATTTAAAAATATTCGTATCTATGATCGCTGGGGGAAAATTATGTTTCAAACAACAGATCCTGAAAATACATGGGATGGATATTTTAAAGGAAAATTATGCGATGCAGGAGTGTATGTATATGCTATGGATGTAATTTGTATTGATGGTGATTATGGTGTGATAACCGGTAACATCACTTTAATCCGATGA